A region from the Rhodamnia argentea isolate NSW1041297 chromosome 7, ASM2092103v1, whole genome shotgun sequence genome encodes:
- the LOC115754518 gene encoding prohibitin-1, mitochondrial isoform X1, with the protein MSTCCLERSLASLKMNFNNMKVPKMPGGGAASALLKLGVIGGLGLYGAANSLYNVEGGHRAIMFNRLVGIKDKVYPEGTHLMIPWFERAIIYDVRARPNLIESTSGSRDLQMVKIGLRVLTRPVPDQLPTIYRALGENYNERVLPSIIHETLKAVVAQYNASQLITQREAVSREIRKVLTDRAANFNIALDDVSITSLTFGKEFTAAIEAKQVAAQEAERAKFVVEKAEQDKKSAVIRAQGEATSAQLIGQAIANNPAFITLRKIEASREIAHTISNSNNKVFLNSDDLLLNLQDMELESKTSRKKYS; encoded by the exons ATGTCAACTTGTTGCCTGGAAAGATCTTTGGCTTCACT GAAGATGAATTTCAACAATATGAAAGTTCCAAAAATGCCAGGAGGTGGGGCAGCATCTGCATTGCTCAAGTTGGGAGTGATTGGTGGTCTTGGCTTGTATGGAGCCGCTAACAGTCTTTACAATGTCGAGGGAGGGCATAGAGCCATTATGTTCAACCGCCTAGTTGGTATTAAAGACAAG GTTTATCCTGAAGGGACACACCTAATGATACCATGGTTCGAGAGAGCAATTATCTACGATGTGCGAGCACGACCAAATTTGATCGAGAGTACTTCGGGAAGTCGGGACCTTCAGATG GTGAAAATTGGACTTCGAGTCCTAACTCGTCCTGTACCTGATCAATTACCTACAATTTACCGTGCGCTGGGAGAAAACTATAATGAGAGGGTTTTGCCGTCGATTATTCATGAAACTTTGAAAGCTGTGGTTGCACAGTACAATGCAAGCCAACTTATTACCCAAAGAGAG GCTGTCAGTAGAGAAATACGGAAGGTATTGACAGACAGAGCAGCTAATTTCAATATTGCGTTGGATGATGTGTCCATTACTAGTCTAACTTTCGGAAAGGAGTTCACCGCTGCGATTGAAGCCAAACAAGTGGCTGCACAAGAAGCTGAAAGGGCTAAATTTGTCGTGGAGAAAGCTGAACAAGACAAGAAGAGTGCTGTCATCAGAGCACAG GGTGAGGCCACTAGTGCTCAGCTGATCGGTCAAGCTATAGCCAACAATCCTGCATTTATCACTTTGAGGAAAATTGAAGCTTCAAGAGAAATTGCCCATACTATTTCCAATTCGAACAACAAGGTTTTCCTGAATTCAGACGATCTTTTGCTTAATCTCCAGGACATGGAATTGGAAAGCAAAACCAGTAGGAAGAAATACAGTTAA
- the LOC115754518 gene encoding prohibitin-1, mitochondrial isoform X4 produces the protein MNFNNMKVPKMPGGGAASALLKLGVIGGLGLYGAANSLYNVEGGHRAIMFNRLVGIKDKVYPEGTHLMIPWFERAIIYDVRARPNLIESTSGSRDLQMVKIGLRVLTRPVPDQLPTIYRALGENYNERVLPSIIHETLKAVVAQYNASQLITQREAVSREIRKVLTDRAANFNIALDDVSITSLTFGKEFTAAIEAKQVAAQEAERAKFVVEKAEQDKKSAVIRAQGEATSAQLIGQAIANNPAFITLRKIEASREIAHTISNSNNKVFLNSDDLLLNLQDMELESKTSRKKYS, from the exons ATGAATTTCAACAATATGAAAGTTCCAAAAATGCCAGGAGGTGGGGCAGCATCTGCATTGCTCAAGTTGGGAGTGATTGGTGGTCTTGGCTTGTATGGAGCCGCTAACAGTCTTTACAATGTCGAGGGAGGGCATAGAGCCATTATGTTCAACCGCCTAGTTGGTATTAAAGACAAG GTTTATCCTGAAGGGACACACCTAATGATACCATGGTTCGAGAGAGCAATTATCTACGATGTGCGAGCACGACCAAATTTGATCGAGAGTACTTCGGGAAGTCGGGACCTTCAGATG GTGAAAATTGGACTTCGAGTCCTAACTCGTCCTGTACCTGATCAATTACCTACAATTTACCGTGCGCTGGGAGAAAACTATAATGAGAGGGTTTTGCCGTCGATTATTCATGAAACTTTGAAAGCTGTGGTTGCACAGTACAATGCAAGCCAACTTATTACCCAAAGAGAG GCTGTCAGTAGAGAAATACGGAAGGTATTGACAGACAGAGCAGCTAATTTCAATATTGCGTTGGATGATGTGTCCATTACTAGTCTAACTTTCGGAAAGGAGTTCACCGCTGCGATTGAAGCCAAACAAGTGGCTGCACAAGAAGCTGAAAGGGCTAAATTTGTCGTGGAGAAAGCTGAACAAGACAAGAAGAGTGCTGTCATCAGAGCACAG GGTGAGGCCACTAGTGCTCAGCTGATCGGTCAAGCTATAGCCAACAATCCTGCATTTATCACTTTGAGGAAAATTGAAGCTTCAAGAGAAATTGCCCATACTATTTCCAATTCGAACAACAAGGTTTTCCTGAATTCAGACGATCTTTTGCTTAATCTCCAGGACATGGAATTGGAAAGCAAAACCAGTAGGAAGAAATACAGTTAA
- the LOC115754518 gene encoding prohibitin-1, mitochondrial isoform X3 — protein MSTCCLERSLASLKMNFNNMKVPKMPGGGAASALLKLGVIGGLGLYGAANSLYNVEGGHRAIMFNRLVGIKDKVYPEGTHLMIPWFERAIIYDVRARPNLIESTSGSRDLQMVKIGLRVLTRPVPDQLPTIYRALGENYNERVLPSIIHETLKAVVAQYNASQLITQREAVSREIRKVLTDRAANFNIALDDVSITSLTFGKEFTAAIEAKQVAAQEAERAKFVVEKAEQDKKSAVIRAQGEATSAQLIGQAIANNPAFITLRKIEASREIAHTISNSNNKVFLNSDDLLLNLQDMELESKTSRKK, from the exons ATGTCAACTTGTTGCCTGGAAAGATCTTTGGCTTCACT GAAGATGAATTTCAACAATATGAAAGTTCCAAAAATGCCAGGAGGTGGGGCAGCATCTGCATTGCTCAAGTTGGGAGTGATTGGTGGTCTTGGCTTGTATGGAGCCGCTAACAGTCTTTACAATGTCGAGGGAGGGCATAGAGCCATTATGTTCAACCGCCTAGTTGGTATTAAAGACAAG GTTTATCCTGAAGGGACACACCTAATGATACCATGGTTCGAGAGAGCAATTATCTACGATGTGCGAGCACGACCAAATTTGATCGAGAGTACTTCGGGAAGTCGGGACCTTCAGATG GTGAAAATTGGACTTCGAGTCCTAACTCGTCCTGTACCTGATCAATTACCTACAATTTACCGTGCGCTGGGAGAAAACTATAATGAGAGGGTTTTGCCGTCGATTATTCATGAAACTTTGAAAGCTGTGGTTGCACAGTACAATGCAAGCCAACTTATTACCCAAAGAGAG GCTGTCAGTAGAGAAATACGGAAGGTATTGACAGACAGAGCAGCTAATTTCAATATTGCGTTGGATGATGTGTCCATTACTAGTCTAACTTTCGGAAAGGAGTTCACCGCTGCGATTGAAGCCAAACAAGTGGCTGCACAAGAAGCTGAAAGGGCTAAATTTGTCGTGGAGAAAGCTGAACAAGACAAGAAGAGTGCTGTCATCAGAGCACAG GGTGAGGCCACTAGTGCTCAGCTGATCGGTCAAGCTATAGCCAACAATCCTGCATTTATCACTTTGAGGAAAATTGAAGCTTCAAGAGAAATTGCCCATACTATTTCCAATTCGAACAACAAGGTTTTCCTGAATTCAGACGATCTTTTGCTTAATCTCCAGGACATGGAATTGGAAAGCAAAACCAGTAGGAAGAA atga
- the LOC115754518 gene encoding prohibitin-1, mitochondrial isoform X2: MFCVVPGSSVQKMNFNNMKVPKMPGGGAASALLKLGVIGGLGLYGAANSLYNVEGGHRAIMFNRLVGIKDKVYPEGTHLMIPWFERAIIYDVRARPNLIESTSGSRDLQMVKIGLRVLTRPVPDQLPTIYRALGENYNERVLPSIIHETLKAVVAQYNASQLITQREAVSREIRKVLTDRAANFNIALDDVSITSLTFGKEFTAAIEAKQVAAQEAERAKFVVEKAEQDKKSAVIRAQGEATSAQLIGQAIANNPAFITLRKIEASREIAHTISNSNNKVFLNSDDLLLNLQDMELESKTSRKKYS; encoded by the exons ATGTTCTGTGTTGTGCCGGGGTCGTCGGTTCA GAAGATGAATTTCAACAATATGAAAGTTCCAAAAATGCCAGGAGGTGGGGCAGCATCTGCATTGCTCAAGTTGGGAGTGATTGGTGGTCTTGGCTTGTATGGAGCCGCTAACAGTCTTTACAATGTCGAGGGAGGGCATAGAGCCATTATGTTCAACCGCCTAGTTGGTATTAAAGACAAG GTTTATCCTGAAGGGACACACCTAATGATACCATGGTTCGAGAGAGCAATTATCTACGATGTGCGAGCACGACCAAATTTGATCGAGAGTACTTCGGGAAGTCGGGACCTTCAGATG GTGAAAATTGGACTTCGAGTCCTAACTCGTCCTGTACCTGATCAATTACCTACAATTTACCGTGCGCTGGGAGAAAACTATAATGAGAGGGTTTTGCCGTCGATTATTCATGAAACTTTGAAAGCTGTGGTTGCACAGTACAATGCAAGCCAACTTATTACCCAAAGAGAG GCTGTCAGTAGAGAAATACGGAAGGTATTGACAGACAGAGCAGCTAATTTCAATATTGCGTTGGATGATGTGTCCATTACTAGTCTAACTTTCGGAAAGGAGTTCACCGCTGCGATTGAAGCCAAACAAGTGGCTGCACAAGAAGCTGAAAGGGCTAAATTTGTCGTGGAGAAAGCTGAACAAGACAAGAAGAGTGCTGTCATCAGAGCACAG GGTGAGGCCACTAGTGCTCAGCTGATCGGTCAAGCTATAGCCAACAATCCTGCATTTATCACTTTGAGGAAAATTGAAGCTTCAAGAGAAATTGCCCATACTATTTCCAATTCGAACAACAAGGTTTTCCTGAATTCAGACGATCTTTTGCTTAATCTCCAGGACATGGAATTGGAAAGCAAAACCAGTAGGAAGAAATACAGTTAA